One genomic segment of Desulfomicrobium sp. ZS1 includes these proteins:
- a CDS encoding bifunctional 2-polyprenyl-6-hydroxyphenol methylase/3-demethylubiquinol 3-O-methyltransferase UbiG, which translates to MPDFYEINARAYFERTNRVDPAPILTPLLRHLRAGSTILDIGCGSGRDLKWLKGKGFKPSGLERSPSLAIMASEHSDCPVSIADLFEYHPPIHYDCILLIGTLVHLTKPEFPQALRSVMRMLKSGGIMYLSMKAWGGSEKSEDGRVFQLWSDSELRREFDRQELTILEHSRSRSLLGNRDVWLGYILKSGQ; encoded by the coding sequence ATGCCTGATTTCTACGAAATAAACGCCCGCGCCTACTTCGAACGCACCAACCGCGTCGACCCGGCTCCCATCCTTACGCCCCTGCTGCGTCACCTGCGCGCCGGCAGCACGATCCTCGACATCGGCTGCGGCTCGGGGAGGGACCTCAAATGGCTCAAAGGCAAGGGCTTCAAGCCATCAGGACTGGAACGATCCCCGTCCCTGGCGATCATGGCCAGCGAGCATTCGGACTGTCCGGTTTCCATCGCGGACCTGTTCGAATATCATCCTCCCATCCATTACGACTGCATCCTCCTCATCGGCACGCTGGTCCACCTCACGAAACCCGAGTTCCCGCAAGCGCTGCGCAGCGTCATGCGCATGCTCAAATCCGGCGGGATCATGTATCTGAGCATGAAAGCCTGGGGCGGGAGCGAAAAGAGCGAGGACGGGCGGGTTTTCCAGCTCTGGTCGGATTCGGAACTGCGGCGGGAATTCGACCGGCAGGAATTGACGATCCTTGAACATTCGCGAAGCCGATCCCTGCTCGGCAACAGGGATGTCTGGCTCGGATATATCCTCAAATCCGGTCAATGA